Proteins encoded in a region of the Malaciobacter mytili LMG 24559 genome:
- a CDS encoding amino acid ABC transporter permease, whose protein sequence is MTSFDIDYTLGIFPILFKYIDITISMALIATAIALVIAIIIAIIKTFKIKFLSSFCDLYISFLRGTPLIVQLFLLYFGLPQILPIFSNLDAYSASIAGLSLHFSAYMAESIRGAISSIDKGQFEAASSLGMSKTQSFSHIILPQAIRVAIPSLMNNFIDLIKSTSLAFTLGVPEIMAKAQLEASSSYKYFEAFLAVALVYWVIVITFTYLQKRIEKRLNKAYSI, encoded by the coding sequence ATGACTAGCTTTGATATAGATTATACATTGGGAATTTTCCCAATACTTTTTAAATATATAGATATTACTATTTCTATGGCACTTATCGCAACTGCCATAGCTTTAGTAATAGCAATAATTATAGCAATAATAAAAACTTTTAAGATAAAATTTTTATCATCATTTTGTGATTTATATATCTCTTTTTTAAGAGGAACTCCTTTAATAGTTCAGCTATTTTTATTATATTTTGGACTACCTCAAATCCTTCCTATTTTTTCAAATTTGGATGCGTATAGTGCTTCAATTGCTGGGTTGTCTTTGCATTTTTCTGCATATATGGCTGAATCTATAAGAGGAGCTATTTCATCAATAGACAAAGGACAATTTGAAGCTGCTTCTTCTTTAGGGATGTCAAAAACACAAAGTTTTTCACATATTATTTTACCTCAAGCTATAAGAGTAGCAATCCCAAGTTTAATGAACAATTTTATTGATCTAATAAAAAGCACTTCTTTAGCATTTACTCTTGGTGTGCCAGAAATTATGGCAAAAGCACAGCTTGAAGCCTCAAGTAGTTATAAATACTTTGAAGCATTTTTAGCAGTGGCTCTTGTATATTGGGTAATAGTAATAACATTTACATATCTTCAAAAAAGAATAGAGAAAAGACTAAACAAAGCTTACTCAATCTAA
- a CDS encoding cyclic nucleotide-binding domain-containing protein has product MKDKIFNIINLFSVMDENFKTELMKKFLNDTVSLINYFYDVEIKYNIEKIYNEFENKKDIKFEEFNKAFSKVLKEEKLRAVKIMNTKLYYLDLYIWHEAMRSKILTKFIKNFTTSNIFGTKEFLRHTNKKFDTICNFKIQTDTKPLDISYTKLEIGELKSLEPKDEIECDEIIQRLVDSKKNIKFFKDMRDEDIKHIIKDVKFIRYKPHEIILNLNEEGDEIFFILSGTCRAIIGAKVVGELKENQIFGEFSPITKEKRSATVRANTKVEVISFKLALELYEEDPYVFTHLYKNIIGELIAKINAKNLNKL; this is encoded by the coding sequence ATGAAAGATAAAATTTTCAATATTATAAATCTTTTTTCAGTGATGGATGAGAATTTTAAAACAGAATTAATGAAAAAGTTTCTAAATGATACTGTTTCACTAATCAACTATTTTTATGATGTAGAAATAAAATATAATATTGAAAAAATATATAATGAGTTTGAAAATAAAAAAGATATAAAATTCGAAGAATTCAATAAAGCTTTTAGTAAAGTACTAAAAGAAGAGAAGCTAAGAGCAGTTAAGATAATGAATACAAAGTTATATTATCTTGATTTGTATATTTGGCATGAAGCTATGCGTTCAAAAATACTTACAAAGTTTATTAAGAATTTTACTACTTCAAATATCTTTGGAACAAAAGAGTTTCTAAGACATACAAATAAAAAGTTTGATACAATCTGTAATTTCAAGATACAAACAGACACAAAACCTTTAGACATCTCATATACAAAGTTAGAAATTGGCGAATTAAAATCACTTGAACCTAAAGATGAAATAGAGTGTGATGAGATAATTCAAAGATTGGTTGATTCAAAAAAGAATATTAAGTTTTTTAAAGATATGAGAGATGAAGATATTAAGCATATTATAAAAGATGTAAAATTTATTAGATATAAGCCCCATGAAATTATTTTAAATTTAAATGAAGAAGGTGATGAAATTTTCTTTATTTTAAGTGGAACATGTAGAGCAATTATTGGAGCTAAAGTAGTAGGAGAATTAAAAGAAAATCAAATCTTTGGAGAGTTTTCACCTATTACTAAAGAAAAAAGAAGTGCAACTGTAAGAGCAAATACAAAGGTGGAAGTGATTAGTTTCAAACTAGCACTTGAGTTATATGAAGAAGACCCTTATGTATTTACTCACTTATATAAAAATATTATTGGTGAACTTATAGCAAAAATCAATGCAAAGAATCTAAATAAGCTTTAG
- the trpS gene encoding tryptophan--tRNA ligase yields the protein MRILSGIQPSGTIHIGNYFGMIKKMVESQDDGELFAFLASYHALTSVKEKEALENNIFEAAVNFLALGMDPEKSTFWVQHDVKEVLELYWILSNHTSMGLLERAHSYKDKTAKGIQANHGLFSYPVLMAADILLFDSNIVPVGKDQIQHVEMTRDIANSFNHAYKKEILILPEAKVDEIVATVPGTDGAKMSKSYGNTIDMFGSKKKVKKQVMSIVTDSKELDEPKEWENCNIYKLCELFMSEEELKELQQRYATPGEGYGHFKLTLLDKINEHFEPYAEKREYFINNPQKVKEILEFGASKARKVARAKMEQIREIVGLGLY from the coding sequence TTGAGAATATTATCAGGAATTCAACCATCAGGTACAATTCATATAGGAAACTATTTTGGTATGATCAAAAAAATGGTAGAATCACAAGATGATGGTGAACTATTTGCATTTTTAGCATCATATCATGCTTTAACATCGGTAAAAGAAAAAGAGGCTTTAGAAAACAATATTTTTGAAGCTGCAGTTAATTTTTTAGCTTTAGGAATGGACCCGGAAAAATCTACATTTTGGGTACAACACGATGTAAAAGAGGTACTTGAGTTATACTGGATATTATCAAATCATACTTCTATGGGACTACTTGAAAGAGCACATTCATATAAAGATAAAACAGCAAAAGGAATTCAGGCAAATCATGGACTGTTTTCATATCCAGTTTTAATGGCTGCTGATATTTTACTATTTGATTCAAATATTGTTCCAGTAGGGAAAGACCAAATCCAACATGTTGAAATGACAAGAGATATTGCAAACTCATTTAACCATGCTTATAAAAAAGAGATTTTAATTCTTCCTGAAGCAAAAGTTGATGAGATTGTTGCCACTGTTCCAGGAACAGATGGAGCAAAAATGTCAAAATCTTATGGAAATACTATTGATATGTTTGGAAGCAAGAAAAAAGTAAAAAAACAAGTTATGAGTATAGTTACTGATTCAAAAGAGTTAGATGAACCAAAAGAGTGGGAAAACTGCAATATCTATAAACTTTGTGAATTATTTATGAGTGAAGAAGAGCTAAAAGAACTACAACAAAGATATGCAACTCCTGGTGAAGGATATGGTCACTTTAAACTAACTTTACTTGATAAAATAAATGAACATTTTGAACCATATGCAGAAAAAAGAGAATACTTTATAAACAATCCACAAAAAGTAAAAGAGATACTTGAATTTGGAGCAAGTAAAGCAAGAAAAGTTGCAAGAGCAAAGATGGAACAAATAAGAGAAATCGTAGGACTTGGACTATACTAA
- a CDS encoding TAXI family TRAP transporter solute-binding subunit: protein MKNRFFTISIPILLLIIASFYITSKFVKPAPKKEITIATGTEDGNYYKTALIYKELLEKEKVKVNLITSKGSMDNIKLLQENKADIAFMQNGSITAQEDNSIKAIASIYYEPLWVFYKNEGFKIDYIIQLITKKISIGEVGSGTQNLVSKILKDNGITKENSTILNYTNEKAKELLLKGELDTLFVVSSQNSEIVKELLANPNINILSFKRAKAYSRKYSYLESLTLYEGTLDLYKNLPDENINLLASAATLVVKDGFSEELIRIFLKKVKEVHNNKDLFAKQGEFPNILNMKLEVHDEAQIYFQNGDTWLEKIFPYWIASNIDRLKIFLIPLITLMLPLYKGVFPLYQWSMRSKIYKWYEEVKDFDKKIGTLNKQELELELEKIQKLQEEISKETKVPLSFMGEYYNLIMHINLIEQRIKTKLKLI from the coding sequence ATGAAAAATAGATTTTTTACAATATCAATTCCCATTTTATTACTAATAATTGCTTCTTTTTATATAACTTCCAAGTTTGTAAAACCTGCACCAAAAAAAGAGATAACTATTGCAACAGGCACAGAAGATGGAAATTATTATAAAACAGCTTTAATATATAAAGAGTTACTAGAAAAAGAGAAAGTAAAAGTAAATCTTATTACTTCTAAAGGCTCTATGGATAATATCAAGCTTTTACAAGAAAATAAAGCTGATATTGCATTTATGCAAAATGGCTCTATTACAGCACAAGAAGATAATAGCATTAAAGCAATAGCTTCTATATATTATGAACCTTTATGGGTGTTTTATAAAAATGAAGGTTTTAAAATTGATTATATTATTCAATTAATAACTAAAAAAATCTCTATTGGGGAAGTTGGTAGTGGCACACAAAATCTTGTCTCTAAGATATTAAAAGACAATGGAATTACAAAAGAAAACTCAACAATATTAAATTATACAAATGAAAAGGCAAAAGAACTTCTTTTAAAAGGTGAACTTGATACACTTTTTGTGGTAAGCTCTCAAAACTCAGAAATAGTAAAAGAACTACTTGCAAATCCAAATATAAATATCTTAAGCTTTAAAAGAGCAAAGGCATATAGTAGAAAATACTCTTATTTGGAATCCCTAACTTTATATGAAGGCACATTAGATTTATATAAAAATCTTCCAGATGAAAATATCAATCTTTTAGCTTCTGCTGCTACTTTAGTAGTAAAAGATGGTTTTTCTGAAGAGTTAATAAGAATTTTTTTAAAAAAAGTAAAAGAAGTACACAATAATAAAGACCTTTTTGCAAAGCAAGGAGAATTTCCAAATATTTTAAATATGAAACTAGAAGTTCACGATGAAGCACAAATATATTTTCAAAATGGAGATACTTGGCTAGAAAAAATCTTTCCATATTGGATAGCTTCAAATATTGATAGATTAAAAATATTTTTAATCCCTCTTATTACTTTAATGTTACCTTTATACAAAGGGGTATTTCCTTTATATCAATGGAGTATGCGATCAAAAATTTATAAATGGTATGAAGAAGTAAAAGATTTTGATAAAAAAATAGGAACATTAAATAAACAAGAGTTAGAACTTGAATTAGAAAAAATCCAAAAGCTTCAAGAGGAAATTTCAAAAGAGACAAAAGTGCCTCTTTCATTTATGGGAGAATATTATAATTTAATAATGCATATAAATCTAATTGAGCAAAGAATTAAAACAAAACTAAAGCTTATTTAG